From Aliarcobacter butzleri, the proteins below share one genomic window:
- the yajC gene encoding preprotein translocase subunit YajC: MNDLVSSLLPLVALFAIFYFLIIRPQQKQAKAHRDMVANLKKGDKIVTNGGLMVEVVKVEETYFLVKNNDGSEMKLVKEFVAKLLED, from the coding sequence ATGAATGATTTAGTAAGTTCATTGTTACCTCTTGTTGCATTGTTTGCTATTTTTTATTTTTTAATAATTAGACCACAACAAAAACAAGCGAAAGCTCATAGAGATATGGTTGCTAATTTAAAAAAAGGTGATAAGATTGTAACAAATGGTGGCTTAATGGTAGAAGTTGTTAAAGTAGAAGAGACATATTTTCTAGTAAAAAATAACGATGGAAGTGAAATGAAGCTAGTAAAAGAGTTTGTTGCAAAACTTTTAGAAGACTAA